AGCAACATCAACAGATGACGCAGTTTTTAAAACAGAGTCAGCTGCAGGTACAAAGTGAGTTCCCTGAACCCGCCGATCATCTGGCGGTGATCTTGGCTTATGTGGCACATACCAACACGCGTACCAATAACCAACAACAGTTGCAGTTTATCCGTGACAATCTTGCTAACTGGTTAGCCACTTTTGTGGCAAAAGTGGCTAAGGTCGATACGGGTAAGTTTTATATCGCATTAGCACAACTGACACTTGCTTGGGTTAAGTCCGATGTTGAGTGGCTTGAAAGCGAAAGCTAAAACCTCAAATGAGGGCTGATAGCGATAGCCGCTGACAAAGCGATACAGGTTATAGCCTTTGGCAACAAACATACAAATGCCGATAATGATTTTTTCATTATCGGCATTTTTGTCTGTCAACAAATCTGTAACTAAGTCAGTACTTCTGCTCTGGGCCTCCTTACTGGTTTGCGCTACACATTGGGTTACATGATAATGACCTAGCCGAATTGGCTGTAGAAATATTCACCTACGGCCTCCCCGCTTCCCTAAACAATTCTAAGATGCTATATAAAGCTAACCAGATCTGCATTTAGCCAGTTAAGTTGTCATTCGAACAAAGACCTATGGGTCAAAGGAGAGGTTACATCATGGAGGAGTCAATCCTACCCCTTGCTATCTTAGTACTCATTTTTTACATCTATCGTTCACAAGAAACCGATAAAAGACTGCGAATCATCGAAAATAAAATAGACACATTGCTGAAAAATAATGGCATTGTCTTTGATGAAGGACTGCATGTATCCAAAGAGGTATTAACCGCTGTCACCTTAGGTAAAAAGCTTACAGCCATTAGGTTATACCGCAAAGAAACGGGGGCGGGCTTGAAAGAAGCGAGTGAGGTCATCAACAGGCTTGTGGCAAAAACATAGACTGCATTGCTAGGTAAACAAACTCCAAAACGACAATATGACACAAGCAGGTTTTATGCATAAAAGTAGATTAGCCGCACTGGTTTTAGACAGCAAAGTGGATAACATAGAGCAAGCAAACCTCTTTTGGGAGCAGGCTTTGGGTGCGCAATGCGTGCGCTCAGATGAAGAGTGGTCTACTCGCTATTCACATCTTGAAACTCCAATTGACCAGCCGCAGATCTTGATTCAGAAAACAACCCACGAGAGTCGAGTTCATCTCGATATTGAAACTGACGACATCGACTCCGAGGTTAAACGTTTAACGCAAATTGGCGCGATAGTGGTAGAAACATTTGCCCGCTGGGTTGTTATGCAAGCGCCAACAGGCCATCGATTTTGCGTGGTCAACCCACAAAGAAAGGACTTTAACACTGCCGAAAATGTCAATACTTGGAAATAGACGGCTGAACTTCGCTTAGCCATTAACGGAATACAAGCGAATTAAACAAGGATGAATATGTTCAAGAACCAGGAAGACCACCTTTTTTGTCGCTGTAAACACTGCAATTCAGCCAATGTGTCTGTCACATTTTCATTTATTCCCAACTTACTCACCTATCCATTAGGGTTGTGTATTATGATCTTAATGGGGTTTCAGCCTCTGCCCATAAAACTGCAGTGTAAGGCGTGCTCCAACACATTTTATGGTAGTGGCATACATCATTAATTAATCAAGCAAAGCTATTTTCATTCAATTTCAAAGACAGGCGTTTTAATCTTATATGGACAATCCATCAACCTTACTCATAGTGCAAAACCTGCAACAATCGAAATCGTTTTATCTTGAGATACTTGGGCTTACTCTAGTCTCTGAAACCGATAGCTGCCTCAAGCTATTAGCTGGAAGCCACAGCATACTGATGTTTCAAGGTACATTGCCCGCACTTGAGTACCAGCATGGTTACAACGCTAGCTCTACATTAATTTTTAGCGTCGATAATCTTGATGACAAAATTGTCGAGCTAAAAAGTCACAGCGTTGAGTTTATTCATCAGTCACCTAATCAAAATGATTGGGGCCGCTATGCCGCCTTTAAAGACCCATCAGGCATCGTTCATGAGCTGTTTGAGATTTTCAGCTAACAAGCAATGCTTCACCACATCTAAAAATTCATTGCATCAGACTCACAACTACTTGTTTCTTTTAGCTGTTTACATTAGTTTATAGCCCAAATAAGCTCATGCGCATCAATAGCAACAATTAACGTCGCTATAGATAGGCAATCAATTTTAGCACCAAGTCCGAACCATAGATGTTTACCTACTGAGAGTAGAAGCTAAATCATCAGTTATAGGAATTAAGTGCATTAATTTTAAGTACTTGAAAAGGAAAGCAAGTGAAAATTATCGCTATCGCCCCGTTATTAATCAGTTTGTCAGCTTGCACCGTCTTTCTTGGCAGTCCTGACGAAAGAGTTGGCAAGTTCAAAGATTTTGAACTCTGTACTGAGCTTGCGGACAAAACATTTAAGTATCATTCAGAGTGGGCTTGGGCTATTACAGATGAGATTAAAAAGCGTGAGTTAGATAAGTCAGCAGAGTGTAAAACCGCTTACACCAACCGAATAGACAGAATAACCAGAAAATTAAAAACCAAGCCTCTCAACTTTGAAGAGGCTTTAGCAAGTACAAGTAACAGCGCTATCTAAAATCAAACAATGACAGAGCGGTTTAACTCGCTCTCTCAGCTTTCAGTAATGAAGCAATGCCGCAGAACAAAGTTATTTAAATAGAGCCGTTTAAATAACTTTAACGTAAGAAAAACTATCCTTGTTCATCTAGCCATAAGGACAATGCATCTAATGAACGCTGCCACAGCTCGAACAGCGCATGATGTTGGCCCTGTTGGTATTCAATAACAGACACGTGCAACTGCTCGATATCACGACATGCTGCCGCCAGCTGCGTTAACCCCATGCTGGCACTACTACCCTTTAGCGCATGTAATATGCGCTCAAAATCTTGCGGTGCTGTCGCCAATGTATCCAAATGCACTTGGCTGGACTCGCGATACAAAGTGAACAGCTCAACCACAGCTTCTTTACCGAGATAAGTCATATCTTGTGTTAGCTGGCTGTCATCTAATAGTGCTAAGCCATTATCTGCCATAACGTCATCTTCCAATGCTGACTCTGCTACCGGTGCTATTTCGGGGGTAAGCACAACGGAGGCTGCATTATTAACATTCCCATCATCAAGCTCTTTAGCTCGTCCAAGCCAAACAGTTAATGCCTGCATATCCAGCGGCTTCATCAATACTTGATCAAAGCCTTTAGCGTGATAGTTTTCCATATCCTCAGCCTGCAGCTGTGCAGTAAACGCCGCTACCTGCAACGAGTGCCCTACCAGTCTATTGATCTGTTGTAACTCCTCGAGCAGTTCGAGGCCAGAACCATCACCAAGTTGAATATCAAGCATCACCGCATCGAACTCACTCGCGCTAGACTTGGTGTAGGCTAGCCTTGCGGCCGCACAACTGGTTGCGAGCACGGAATGATGGCCAAGATGCGATAAAAACCCTTGCGCCACCATCGCATTTATCTTGTTGTCTTCTATCACTAATACTCGCTTGACACTCACGCGCACAGCTTGTTGTTGCTGCGCCACATCTGGCCCTGCGCATTCAATAAGCGGCAGTGAAAAACCAAAACTGCTGCCTTGATTAACTTGGCTAGTTACCCATAATTCCTTTGCTGCATCAGCGCTGGAGCTCATCAATTCGACCAGCTGTTTACTAATTGCCAGCCCAAGCCCAGTGCCACGGTCGCGGCCTTTACTGGGCTCGTTACTGTAGGCTTTAAATAGCTTCTTCATTGCTCTAGCATCAATACCTACACCGCTATCTTGCACTTTAAAGGTCAGTGCATCTTGTTCAACGGCGACACACAACTCAACGGTTCCTTGAGGGGTAAACTTAATGGCATTACCGAGCAAATTAAACAGTACCTGGCGTAATTTAGGACCATCAATATAGACCCACTTTGGCAAGTTTTGGTAGTTCGCCACCAAGGTCAATCCAGCTAAGCCTGCGCCTGCTAACATGATGGCCGCTACTTCATCGAGTAACTCGGCAAGATCCACCGCCCGAGGCTCATTAGCCAACTTACTCTGCTCAAGGCGGGAGAAATCTAAAATGTCATTGAGTACAGTTTGCAACAGCGTGCCACTGTATTGTGATAGTGCCAACATCTGCCGTTGTGCTGGCGGTAGATCCGAGTGGCCAAGTAAAGTTAACGTGCCGAGCAAGCCGTTTAGTGGCGTTCTGATCTCATGACTCATGGTGGCTAAAAACAGTGATTTGGCTTGGTTAGCTTGCTCTGCCATATCGCGGGCGAGTACATGGCCTTTTGCTTCTTTATCAAGCTGAACATTAGCCTCAGCCAGCTCTAATGTACGCGCCTCAACTGTCGCTTCCAACGCCTGTTTATGCTCAAACAACTCTGCTGCAGTATCGCGAAGCTCGGCCTGTAGTTTAAGGTTATGTTCTGTCTTCTGCTTAAAGGCCTTAATGGCGCTGGCCATTGCCGCTAGCTCATCATCACCGGCGGTATCTATGGTCACATCAGTATTGCCCAGACTCAGCTGCGCCATCGCCCTAGTGGCAGCATTCAATTTAAGCGCTATGCCTTGGTATATCACCTTATAAACCACAACGGCTATGACCAGTAGCATCAAAAAACCTGTCAGCAAAAGCCCCAACTTAGACCAAGTTAACTGATTCAGATAATCGACTCTCGCCTTATCAGCTTCTATGCGCTGGAACCGCATTGCGGCATCGACCGCACCATTTAGTGCATCTAGCTTATCGGTGAGGGCTTGCAGTTGTAACTCTTGTACCTGATTAAGTTGAGTATGTTGTTTTTGCAGCAAAATACTCTGCGGCAATTTTTGTAAAATACCGACCTGGCTTGCAAAAGACTTTGATCTCACTGGATCACGGATAATGTTTGAAAGACTGGTCAAGGCGGCAAAATAGCGCACGCCTGCATCTGATGCTGGATCATTCAAACCTGAAGTTGAAACGCCAAGCTGAGCCAATTGGCTATCGTTTTTGGCCAAAGTTTTAAAAATGCCACTATCTAACTCTAGCGACTGGAACACTTGCCCCATCAACGCAATGTCATGCACAATTTTAACAGCACGATTGAGGCGCTCTTGAATATCAATATCTTGCTCAATTAAGGTATCGAGCAACATTGAGGTTTGCTCGACTCCCACGGCTTGGGGATAGGCCAAACTAATTTTGGATAAAATGCCTGAGTCGACAATAGCCAGCTCAGCCATTAACAACTCAGTGCTTTCGTTTGCCGCATCCACCAGCGCTTTCCCTCGGAGCTGCAGTTGGTAAGCCGCCAAAATTCGCTGCCCCACTTGCTCACCAAGATGCGACACATCGAGAATAATATCAGCTGCACTCTGTTCAAGGCTTAAGTCAAAATTGACATTCAAGGCTTTTAACACGCCGATAGAGTTAAGCATTGACGCGCTATTAATGGATAGCTTACGGCCGACGAGTTGCCGTTGAGATTCCTGTTCAGATTGCCCTAGTAGCTTGGCATTTTCGGCCAGAGCATTACTTGATAGTACTAGCTGACGTGCAGCCTCTGATGCTGGTAATGCTTTGTCATAAAGGTATTTATCAGCTTGCTGTACCCAGTGTAGACTTAAGCTTCCCAACGTCACTAGCAGCAGTAATAGCAGTGCCAATAGACTAAATGCCAGCATCAAGCGACCTATTAGGCTCTTTCTTGATAAAGATAATCTGGGTCGCGATGATGGAGTCAGATACAAAGCGCTCACTCTTTTACGTTATGCTGTTACAATATTGACTCACATTAACATGTAATACCAATTCCATTAATCACATATTTAATAGAACTTGTATTACACCAAAGGTATGTTAACGATGGCAAAACCATTGCAACGATGGACAAAACTGTTTTTGACTCTATTACTAGCCAGTCCATTGGCAAATGCAGCCATAACCGTGCCCTCTTGGTCACTTGAGCAAAGACAGCCTTTCGATAACAAGATCCAACAAAGTACTCCGGTGCAATACCCTCCGCTGACGCAGGCTAAAAAAGACTGGCGTATTTGCGTGTTAATGCCTCACCTAAAAGACAGTTACTGGACCGGCATAAACTATGGCCTTGTGCAGCAAGCTTTAAAATTAAACCTGCATTTAGAACTATTTGAAGCGGGCAGCTATTACGGTCTAGATAAACAATTAAGCCAGCTCGACAACTGCATGAAGCACGACTTTGATGCCATATTGCTCGGGGGCGTTCGCCCAGACCTGCTTGATTTTTATAAAGCCCCTATCGATAAGCCTATTATTGCTCTGGTCAATCGCCTCGATCATAAGATTGTCACGACCAGGGTGGGGGTTAACTGGTATCAAATGGGGTTTCAGGCAGGGGAGTATATTCGCCAACAAACGGATGTGCCAACACAGGTTGCGCTACTGGCGGGCCCCGACAAACAAGGTGGCAGTGGCTTAGTAGAACAGGGCCTGAGAGCTGCATTAGCTGACAGCCAAGTCACTATATCGGCAGTGCGCCACGCAGACAATAACCGCAATTTATATCGTGATGAGTTAGAAGCCTTATTGGATAGCCAAACGCCGCAATACATTCTTGGCAGCGCAGTAGCCATTGAGGCTGCAGTGGCCATATTAAGGCAGCGTCAGCTTGAGGATAAGGTAAAGCTTGTTAGCAGTTACCTCTCCCCCGCCATACTCAGAGGGATCTATCGTGACCGAGTTGAATTTAGTAACGACGATTTAGTTGTCGTACAAGGTATGCTTGCCATTGATGTTGCAGTAAGAGAGTTACAAGGCGCTAGGCCTTTTGGTGATATAGGCCCTAAAATACAGAGCCAAATTATCGGAAAAATTAATAAAGAGGTGTTAA
The Shewanella sp. KX20019 DNA segment above includes these coding regions:
- a CDS encoding VOC family protein encodes the protein MHKSRLAALVLDSKVDNIEQANLFWEQALGAQCVRSDEEWSTRYSHLETPIDQPQILIQKTTHESRVHLDIETDDIDSEVKRLTQIGAIVVETFARWVVMQAPTGHRFCVVNPQRKDFNTAENVNTWK
- a CDS encoding VOC family protein; the encoded protein is MDNPSTLLIVQNLQQSKSFYLEILGLTLVSETDSCLKLLAGSHSILMFQGTLPALEYQHGYNASSTLIFSVDNLDDKIVELKSHSVEFIHQSPNQNDWGRYAAFKDPSGIVHELFEIFS
- the torS gene encoding TMAO reductase system sensor histidine kinase/response regulator TorS, which translates into the protein MYLTPSSRPRLSLSRKSLIGRLMLAFSLLALLLLLLVTLGSLSLHWVQQADKYLYDKALPASEAARQLVLSSNALAENAKLLGQSEQESQRQLVGRKLSINSASMLNSIGVLKALNVNFDLSLEQSAADIILDVSHLGEQVGQRILAAYQLQLRGKALVDAANESTELLMAELAIVDSGILSKISLAYPQAVGVEQTSMLLDTLIEQDIDIQERLNRAVKIVHDIALMGQVFQSLELDSGIFKTLAKNDSQLAQLGVSTSGLNDPASDAGVRYFAALTSLSNIIRDPVRSKSFASQVGILQKLPQSILLQKQHTQLNQVQELQLQALTDKLDALNGAVDAAMRFQRIEADKARVDYLNQLTWSKLGLLLTGFLMLLVIAVVVYKVIYQGIALKLNAATRAMAQLSLGNTDVTIDTAGDDELAAMASAIKAFKQKTEHNLKLQAELRDTAAELFEHKQALEATVEARTLELAEANVQLDKEAKGHVLARDMAEQANQAKSLFLATMSHEIRTPLNGLLGTLTLLGHSDLPPAQRQMLALSQYSGTLLQTVLNDILDFSRLEQSKLANEPRAVDLAELLDEVAAIMLAGAGLAGLTLVANYQNLPKWVYIDGPKLRQVLFNLLGNAIKFTPQGTVELCVAVEQDALTFKVQDSGVGIDARAMKKLFKAYSNEPSKGRDRGTGLGLAISKQLVELMSSSADAAKELWVTSQVNQGSSFGFSLPLIECAGPDVAQQQQAVRVSVKRVLVIEDNKINAMVAQGFLSHLGHHSVLATSCAAARLAYTKSSASEFDAVMLDIQLGDGSGLELLEELQQINRLVGHSLQVAAFTAQLQAEDMENYHAKGFDQVLMKPLDMQALTVWLGRAKELDDGNVNNAASVVLTPEIAPVAESALEDDVMADNGLALLDDSQLTQDMTYLGKEAVVELFTLYRESSQVHLDTLATAPQDFERILHALKGSSASMGLTQLAAACRDIEQLHVSVIEYQQGQHHALFELWQRSLDALSLWLDEQG
- the torT gene encoding TMAO reductase system periplasmic protein TorT, giving the protein MAKPLQRWTKLFLTLLLASPLANAAITVPSWSLEQRQPFDNKIQQSTPVQYPPLTQAKKDWRICVLMPHLKDSYWTGINYGLVQQALKLNLHLELFEAGSYYGLDKQLSQLDNCMKHDFDAILLGGVRPDLLDFYKAPIDKPIIALVNRLDHKIVTTRVGVNWYQMGFQAGEYIRQQTDVPTQVALLAGPDKQGGSGLVEQGLRAALADSQVTISAVRHADNNRNLYRDELEALLDSQTPQYILGSAVAIEAAVAILRQRQLEDKVKLVSSYLSPAILRGIYRDRVEFSNDDLVVVQGMLAIDVAVRELQGARPFGDIGPKIQSQIIGKINKEVLKTSLAPADYYPIYRVNPED